The genomic DNA TTCTTGACGAAATGGAACTTGTACCTGACCAGATATTACGCCTTGAATTCACGGTGGAAGGCCGTAAAGAACCGGTAATAACATTCGCGGAAGTACGCTGGGTGGCAAAAGATTCCAATATTAAAAGGTACAGGATAGGCATAGAATTTCTTGTGTTAAAAGATGAAGATAAGAAAATGATAGAAGATGTGGTGGGATAGAAAACATAAGCAGTTAAGTAGAAAGCCTGAAAAGCCGAGGGACGGATGCACGGATGGTCAGAGGGACGGAAGTAAAACCGGCGGCTTTGTAGTGTCGGGCATGCGGACGAAATACGCAGAAACATTGTGACTTAAAAAACTCTGTTATGATAAAGGGGCGGGGCGCGTTAAATACGTGTTCCGCCTTTTTTTTATCCCCGTACAGGGATAATATTAATGATTCAGGAGGTAATAACATGAATTACTTTAAAACGATGCTTTTAATGACAGGTTTTGTTGCGTTATTTATGTTTATAGGAAATTATTTCGGCGGTCAGCAGGGAATGATGATTGCGCTGGCTGTATCCGTAGGGATGAATTTTTTCAG from Candidatus Goldiibacteriota bacterium includes the following:
- a CDS encoding PilZ domain-containing protein, translated to MTDSELYIERRKFKRTDKKISVSYKVVSIPNEIDDIKRQASRKVTESANISIGGIQLLDEMELVPDQILRLEFTVEGRKEPVITFAEVRWVAKDSNIKRYRIGIEFLVLKDEDKKMIEDVVG